One Brassica napus cultivar Da-Ae chromosome C2, Da-Ae, whole genome shotgun sequence DNA window includes the following coding sequences:
- the LOC106356049 gene encoding RGG repeats nuclear RNA binding protein A-like — METLNPFDLLDDGAEDPSQIAVSIAADKPKKPAPVSAVSAKSSAPSRQLAQPDEIHLTRSAMREARSDAPRGGGRGGGDGGFSRGRGGYNRDFRGGDGNSKPSEEAVVSKPLYKKCSVYGGARRGGGRRGEAGDGERPRRTFERHSGTDRESVKL, encoded by the exons ATGGAAACTTTGAACCCTTTTGATCTGTTGGATGACGGCGCTGAGGATCCGAGCCAGATCGCCGTTTCCATCGCTGCAGATAAGCCTAAGAAACCTGCACCTGTTTCCGCCGTCTCTGCTAAGTCATCTGCTCCGTCGAGGCAGCTTGCTCAACCTGATGAGATTCACTTAACACGATCAGCAA TGAGAGAGGCTAGGAGTGATGCTCCACGTGGCGGTGGACGTGGTGGTGGAGACGGTGGATTTAGCCGTGGTCGTGGTGGTTACAACCGTGATTTTAGAGGCGGTGATGGTAACAGTAAGCCCTCTGAGGAAGCAGTCGTTTCAAAGCCTCTCTATAAGAAATGTAGTGTATATGGCGGTGCTCGTCGTGGTGGTGGTCGACGTGGTGAAGCTGGTGACGGTGAACGTCCTCGAAGGACATTCGAGCGTCATAGTGGAACTGACAGAGAATCT GTTAAGCTTTAA
- the LOC106357410 gene encoding PP2A regulatory subunit TAP46-like, translating into MEMLNRVSAIKEQQLKNGEDEFSRDALDDRIKKAETWHRDAAARVLYSRPAQPITFASVSQGHEHKHQPMIFGPASIVNGGLSSEIERMIAQVFQPSHRMPTMSIEDAGLTEMNIVNDWQEQTKKAIEEAITSWYNDKPLRRKEEDENDDEDEEAVMEARAFDDWKDGNPRGAGNKKLTPCS; encoded by the exons ATGGAAATGCTTAATAGAGTCTCTGCAATCAAGGAACAACAGTTGAAG AATGGAGAGGATGAGTTTTCTCGGGATGCTCTTGATGATCGCATAAAGAAAGCTGAAACCTGGCACAGAGATGCTGCTGCGAGGGTACTGTACTCTAGACCGGCACAACCAATCACTTTTGCTTCAGTATCACAGGGTCATGAACACAAGCACCAACCTATGATATTCGGTCCAGCCAGTATAGTGAATGGAGGTCTCTCTTCAGAGATAGAGCGGATGATAGCTCAGGTTTTCCAACCAAGTCACAG GATGCCAACTATGAGTATAGAGGATGCTGGGTTAACAGAGATGAATATAGTGAACGATTGGCAAGAACAGACTAAAAAGGCAATTGAAGAAGCAATTACATCATGGTACAATGATAAACCTCTGAGaagaaaggaagaagatgaaaatgaTGACGAAGATGAGGAAGCTGTGATGGAAGCTAGAGCTTTCGATGATTGGAAGGATGGTAATCCTCGTGGTGCAGGTAACAAGAAACTCACACCTTGTAGCTGA
- the LOC106354753 gene encoding phytolongin Phyl2.2 has translation MISNPSLLSYTCIAKGTVVLAEFASKEEPGIEDVALRCIENTPPHHSMFSHTVRKKTYTFAIDDDSFVYFAITDEPMEKHESFRILNRLRSAFEDLIRVGGGSEALLDPSPRCLQAKMDPVFAEIVGGGGVDVDLELDMDLVVARESRNLSIDSTKGRRAALIPLLGKPLKALKKKKRLLHADDSGEVGVVDGASEKKVDLCGNGNGDGGVSRKELRNGLLTDHHKAKQMWKKHVWVVLMFDFCICAALFGIWLWVCQGFQCVNG, from the coding sequence ATGATTTCGAATCCAAGCCTATTGTCGTACACATGCATCGCGAAAGGAACCGTCGTCCTCGCCGAGTTCGCTTCCAAGGAAGAGCCGGGAATCGAAGACGTGGCGTTGAGATGCATCGAGAACACGCCTCCTCACCATTCAATGTTCTCCCACACAGTTCGTAAGAAGACCTACACGTTCGCGATCGATGACGACTCCTTCGTCTACTTCGCGATTACGGACGAACCCATGGAGAAACATGAATCTTTTCGGATCCTGAATCGGCTGAGATCAGCCTTTGAAGATCTGATCAGAGTCGGTGGAGGATCCGAAGCCTTGCTGGATCCTTCTCCGCGTTGTCTCCAAGCGAAGATGGATCCAGTTTTCGCGGAGATAGTCGGCGGTGGTGGTGTCGACGTGGATTTGGAATTGGACATGGATTTGGTCGTGGCGAGGGAGAGTCGGAATTTGAGTATTGATTCCACGAAAGGGAGGAGAGCGGCTTTGATTCCGCTTCTGGGGAAGCCGTTGAAggcgttgaagaagaagaagaggttgtTGCATGCGGATGATTCTGGTGAAGTTGGTGTGGTCGATGGGGCGTCGGAGAAGAAGGTTGATTTGTGCGGGAACGGGAACGGGGACGGTGGAGTGTCGCGCAAGGAACTGAGGAATGGGTTGTTGACGGATCATCATAAGGCGAAACAGATGTGGAAGAAACATGTCTGGGTGGTTTTGATGTTCGACTTCTGCATCTGTGCGGCTCTGTTCGGAATCTGGCTTTGGGTTTGTCAAGGTTTTCAATGCGTCAATGGCTAA
- the BNAC02G14800D gene encoding uncharacterized protein BNAC02G14800D: protein MDQPDPRNASGLVLSATEPMRSFLALACDDHRLSEELRDIASDLRSRNTVPYKLLRAIWTGSDPSTRPDLLGLFSGSGFVFTSPKPREKSEELKLRLLKLRDIAERKEYAELVKDITPRKQVEEPFSSYKDQLGFGLHVGLTMFTGYLVGYASFRALFNRNPALSAAGGILGLVLAMLVETLLFIIKTSKDDQIQSSQSSSSFTPTTKKNQ from the exons ATGGATCAACCCGACCCGAGAAACGCTTCTGGCCTGGTCCTCTCCGCCACCGAACCGATGCGGTCGTTTCTCGCGTTGGCCTGCGATGATCATCGCCTCTCCGAGGAGCTCAGAGATATCGCTTCTGATCTGCGCTCAAGGAACACCGTTCCGTACAAATTGCTCCGCGCTATATGGACCGGATCCGATCCTTCGACCAGACCGGACTTGTTGGGACTTTTCTCCGGCTCCGGTTTCGTCTTCACCAGTCCCAAACCGAGAGAAAAG AGTGAAGAACTGAAGCTGAGATTGCTTAAGCTGAGAGACATAGCAGAGAGGAAGGAGTATGCCGAGCTTGTTAAAGATATTACACCTAGGAAACAAGTCGAAGAGCCTTTCTCCTCTTACAAAGACCAGCTCGGTTTTG GTTTACACGTTGGTCTTACCATGTTCACTGGATATTTGGTTGGGTACGCTTCCTTCAGAGCTTTGTTCAACCGCAACCCCGCTTTG AGTGCTGCTGGTGGGATTCTTGGACTAGTTTTGGCGATGCTTGTGGAAACGCTTCTGTTTATAATCAAAACATCTAAAGATGATCAGATTCAGAGCTCTCAATCATCGTCATCATTCACTCCCACTACTAAAAAGAATCAATAG